One genomic window of Pseudomonas chlororaphis subsp. piscium includes the following:
- the mfd gene encoding transcription-repair coupling factor yields the protein MPVLRLPQLPAAAGKQHWGNLPGAALSLAIAEAASAAKRFTLLLTADSQSAERLEQELSFFAPDLPVLHFPDWETLPYDLFSPHQDIISQRIASLYRLPELEHGVLVVPITTALHRLAPTKFLLGSSLVLDIGQKLDVEQMRTRLEASGYRCVDTVYEHGEFAVRGALIDLFPMGSKLPYRIDLFDDEIETLRTFDPENQRSIDKVDSVRLLPAKEFPLQKEAVTRFKARFRERFDVDFRRCPIFQDLSSGITPAGIEYYLPLFFEDTSTLFDYLPQDTQVFSLPGIEQAAENFWNDVRNRYEERRVDPSRPLLPPAELFLPVEDCFARLKSWPRVVASQQDIEAGGGRERFPAQALPNLAIEAKANQPLAALANFLDEFSGRVLFTAESAGRREVLLELLERLKLRPKTVDSWPDFVAGKDRLAITIAPLDEGLLLDDPALALVAESPLFGQRVMQRRRREKRADANNDAVIKNLTELREGAPVVHIDHGVGRYLGLSILEIDNQAAEFLTLEYAEGAKLYVPVANLHLIARYTGSDDALAPLHRLGSETWQKAKRKAAEQVRDVAAELLDIYARRAAREGYAFADPKADYATFSAGFPFEETPDQQTTIEAVREDMLAAKPMDRLVCGDVGFGKTEVAMRAAFIAVHGGRQVAILVPTTLLAQQHYNSFRDRFADWPVSVEVMSRFKSAKEVNAAVADLAEGKIDIVIGTHKLLQDDVKIKNLGLVIIDEEHRFGVRQKEQLKALRSEVDILTLTATPIPRTLNMAVSGMRDLSIIATPPARRLSVRTFVMEQNKSTVKEALLRELLRGGQVYYLHNDVKTIEKCAADLAELVPEARIGIGHGQMRERELEQVMSDFYHKRFNVLIASTIIETGIDVPSANTIIIERADKFGLAQLHQLRGRVGRSHHQAYAYLLTPPRQQITPDAEKRLEAIANTQDLGAGFVLATNDLEIRGAGELLGDGQSGQIQAVGFTLYMEMLERAVKAIRKGEQPNLDQPLGGGPEINLRLPALIPEDYLPDVHARLILYKRIASATDEDGLKDLQVEMIDRFGLLPEPTKNLVRLTLLKLQAEQLGIKKVDGGPQGGRLEFAADTPVDPLALIKLIQGQPNRYKFEGATLFKFMVPMERPEERFNTLEALFERLTPKTA from the coding sequence GTGCCCGTTCTGCGTCTACCGCAACTCCCTGCCGCCGCCGGCAAACAACACTGGGGCAACCTGCCCGGTGCCGCCCTCAGCCTGGCCATTGCCGAGGCTGCCAGCGCCGCCAAGCGCTTCACCCTACTGCTGACCGCCGACAGCCAAAGTGCCGAACGGCTGGAGCAGGAGCTGAGTTTCTTCGCCCCGGATTTGCCCGTGCTGCACTTCCCGGACTGGGAAACCCTGCCCTACGACCTGTTCTCGCCGCACCAGGACATCATCTCCCAGCGAATCGCCAGCCTGTACCGGCTGCCGGAGCTGGAGCACGGTGTGCTGGTGGTGCCGATCACCACCGCACTGCACCGCCTGGCGCCGACCAAGTTCCTGCTGGGCAGCAGCCTGGTGCTGGACATCGGCCAGAAGCTGGATGTCGAACAGATGCGTACCCGCCTGGAAGCCAGCGGTTATCGCTGTGTCGACACGGTCTACGAGCACGGCGAGTTCGCGGTGCGCGGCGCCTTGATCGACCTGTTCCCGATGGGCAGCAAACTGCCTTATCGCATCGACCTGTTCGACGATGAAATCGAGACCCTGCGCACCTTCGATCCGGAAAACCAGCGCTCCATCGACAAGGTCGATTCGGTGCGCCTGCTGCCGGCGAAAGAATTCCCACTGCAGAAAGAGGCCGTCACCCGGTTCAAGGCCCGTTTCCGCGAGCGCTTCGACGTCGACTTCCGCCGCTGCCCGATCTTCCAGGACCTGAGCAGCGGGATCACCCCGGCCGGCATCGAGTATTACCTGCCGCTGTTCTTCGAAGACACTTCGACCCTGTTCGACTACCTGCCCCAGGACACCCAGGTGTTCTCCCTGCCGGGCATCGAACAGGCGGCCGAGAACTTCTGGAACGACGTGCGCAACCGTTACGAAGAACGCCGCGTCGATCCGTCCCGTCCTTTATTGCCGCCCGCCGAATTGTTCCTGCCGGTGGAAGACTGCTTCGCCCGCCTGAAAAGCTGGCCACGGGTGGTCGCCAGCCAGCAGGACATCGAGGCCGGTGGTGGTCGCGAGCGCTTCCCGGCGCAGGCCCTGCCCAACCTCGCCATCGAAGCCAAGGCCAACCAGCCGCTGGCGGCCCTGGCGAACTTCCTCGACGAGTTCTCCGGACGCGTGCTGTTCACCGCCGAATCCGCCGGGCGCCGCGAGGTGCTGCTGGAGTTGCTGGAACGCCTGAAGCTGCGACCGAAGACCGTCGACAGCTGGCCGGACTTCGTCGCCGGCAAGGACCGCCTGGCGATCACCATCGCGCCGCTGGACGAAGGCTTGCTGCTGGACGATCCGGCCCTCGCGCTGGTGGCCGAAAGCCCGCTGTTCGGCCAACGCGTGATGCAGCGTCGGCGCCGGGAAAAACGCGCCGACGCCAACAACGATGCGGTGATCAAGAACCTCACCGAGCTGCGCGAAGGCGCGCCGGTGGTGCATATCGATCACGGCGTAGGCCGCTACCTGGGCCTGTCGATCCTGGAAATCGACAACCAGGCCGCCGAATTCCTCACCCTGGAATACGCCGAGGGCGCCAAGCTCTATGTGCCGGTGGCCAACCTGCACCTGATCGCCCGCTACACCGGTAGCGACGACGCCCTGGCGCCGTTGCACCGCCTGGGTTCGGAAACCTGGCAGAAAGCCAAGCGCAAGGCCGCCGAACAGGTGCGCGATGTCGCTGCCGAGCTGCTGGACATCTACGCTCGCCGCGCGGCCCGCGAAGGTTATGCCTTCGCCGACCCGAAAGCCGATTACGCCACCTTCAGCGCCGGCTTCCCGTTCGAAGAAACCCCCGACCAGCAAACCACCATCGAAGCGGTGCGTGAGGACATGCTCGCGGCCAAGCCGATGGATCGCCTGGTCTGCGGCGACGTCGGCTTCGGCAAGACCGAAGTGGCGATGCGCGCCGCCTTCATTGCCGTGCACGGCGGCAGGCAAGTGGCGATCCTGGTGCCCACCACCCTGCTCGCCCAGCAGCACTACAACAGCTTCCGCGACCGCTTCGCCGACTGGCCGGTGAGCGTGGAAGTGATGAGCCGCTTCAAGTCCGCCAAGGAAGTGAATGCCGCGGTGGCCGACCTGGCCGAAGGCAAGATCGACATCGTCATCGGCACCCACAAGCTGTTGCAGGACGATGTGAAGATCAAGAACCTCGGGCTGGTGATCATCGACGAAGAACACCGCTTCGGCGTGCGCCAGAAAGAGCAGCTCAAGGCCCTGCGCAGCGAGGTCGACATCCTGACCCTGACCGCCACGCCGATTCCGCGCACGCTGAACATGGCAGTGTCGGGCATGCGCGACCTGTCGATCATCGCCACGCCGCCGGCCCGACGCCTGTCGGTGCGCACCTTCGTCATGGAGCAGAACAAGAGCACGGTCAAAGAGGCCCTGCTCCGCGAGCTGCTGCGCGGCGGCCAGGTCTACTACCTGCACAACGATGTGAAGACCATCGAGAAATGCGCCGCCGACCTCGCCGAACTGGTGCCGGAAGCGCGCATCGGCATCGGCCACGGGCAGATGCGCGAACGCGAACTCGAACAGGTGATGAGCGACTTCTACCACAAGCGCTTCAACGTGCTGATCGCCTCGACCATCATCGAGACCGGCATCGACGTGCCGAGCGCCAACACCATCATCATCGAGCGCGCCGACAAGTTCGGCCTGGCCCAGTTGCACCAGTTGCGCGGCCGGGTCGGTCGCAGTCACCACCAGGCCTACGCCTACCTGCTGACGCCACCGCGCCAGCAAATCACCCCGGACGCGGAAAAGCGCCTGGAGGCGATCGCCAATACCCAGGACCTCGGCGCCGGCTTCGTGCTCGCCACCAACGACCTGGAAATCCGCGGCGCCGGCGAACTGCTGGGCGACGGCCAAAGCGGTCAGATCCAGGCGGTGGGCTTCACCCTTTATATGGAGATGCTCGAACGCGCGGTGAAAGCCATCCGCAAGGGCGAGCAGCCGAACCTCGACCAGCCCCTGGGCGGCGGTCCGGAAATCAACCTGCGCCTGCCGGCGCTGATCCCCGAAGACTACCTGCCGGATGTGCATGCGCGGCTGATCCTCTACAAGCGCATCGCCTCGGCCACCGACGAGGACGGCCTGAAAGACCTGCAAGTGGAGATGATCGACCGCTTCGGCCTGCTGCCGGAACCGACCAAGAACCTGGTACGCCTGACCCTGCTGAAACTGCAGGCCGAGCAACTGGGCATCAAGAAGGTCGACGGCGGCCCGCAAGGCGGCCGTCTCGAGTTCGCCGCCGATACCCCGGTGGACCCGCTGGCGCTGATCAAACTCATCCAGGGCCAACCCAATCGCTACAAATTTGAAGGCGCCACGCTGTTCAAATTCATGGTGCCGATGGAACGTCCGGAAGAACGCTTCAACACATTGGAGGCGCTGTTCGAGCGCCTCACCCCGAAAACTGCTTGA